A genomic window from Kiritimatiellia bacterium includes:
- a CDS encoding methyltransferase domain-containing protein: MEPSKQENEKALRHLGARQCPSAPNETEGVAARFSAAAPTYHPLASIQRVTAEKLMSLLASATEPPPLRAPERILEIGCGTGVLTAILADTFSSALIDAVDVSSAMAAKARGYLVRNKMINWIIADAVRLPEDRKYPLIISNCALHWIAPIETIILKLGDMLAPKGRLAFAVMLDGTLGELNACRQKIAPLKPPRVTMPERDEIKKALTGAGLAIRRIKTETIRQEYPSAEKMLKQLHDQGLTGGNIPQRHLLLNRSEISRLIADYAENYKSANGVYASYRVFYGVAAKEKHKAG; encoded by the coding sequence ATGGAACCATCTAAACAGGAAAACGAAAAAGCCTTGCGGCATTTAGGGGCGCGGCAATGCCCGTCGGCCCCGAACGAAACTGAAGGAGTGGCGGCGCGGTTTTCGGCCGCGGCCCCAACCTATCACCCCCTCGCAAGCATCCAGCGCGTAACCGCGGAAAAATTAATGAGCCTGCTCGCTTCCGCAACTGAACCGCCGCCGCTCCGCGCGCCGGAGCGTATCCTTGAAATCGGCTGCGGCACCGGAGTTTTGACGGCGATATTGGCCGACACCTTTTCCTCGGCCCTGATTGACGCGGTGGACGTTTCGTCCGCCATGGCGGCCAAGGCGCGCGGCTACCTGGTCAGGAATAAAATGATCAACTGGATCATTGCCGACGCCGTCCGTCTGCCCGAAGACAGAAAATATCCGCTGATTATCAGCAATTGCGCCCTGCACTGGATTGCGCCGATTGAAACGATCATCCTGAAACTCGGCGACATGCTTGCGCCGAAAGGCCGGCTGGCGTTCGCCGTGATGCTGGACGGCACGCTCGGAGAGTTGAACGCCTGCCGGCAGAAAATCGCGCCCCTGAAACCGCCGCGGGTCACCATGCCGGAACGGGATGAAATTAAAAAAGCGCTGACCGGCGCCGGCCTGGCGATACGCCGGATAAAAACCGAAACAATCCGCCAGGAATACCCCTCGGCCGAAAAAATGCTGAAACAATTGCATGACCAGGGCTTGACCGGCGGAAATATTCCACAACGGCATTTGCTCCTGAACCGCTCGGAAATTTCACGGCTCATCGCCGATTACGCCGAAAATTATAAAAGCGCCAACGGAGTCTACGCCTCTTACCGCGTTTTTTACGGCGTGGCCGCGAAAGAAAAGCACAAGGCGGGATGA
- a CDS encoding alpha/beta fold hydrolase, which yields MTPRPRLILISGWAHDSSAMENLRQCLENAVEVSVAATGDLWSPAAAGRAPSAYARGLAQLIEKNGGKVFLAGWSLGGMIALETAAWRPEIADGLILISTTAKFLANENWTAGVSAGALRAMSAMLKRNPRRVFTDFFQKAACNFEEKIQGLGIKNRATAGLESIALKIERACAMNPLELSAGLEYLAETDLRSAAAQINIPALVLHGRHDAIMPVDAGLALKNILPASEINVYENCGHGLPWQNPRAIAGDIMEFLEKCGRRPGFCA from the coding sequence ATGACCCCCCGTCCCCGTTTGATTCTGATTTCCGGCTGGGCGCATGATTCTTCCGCCATGGAAAACCTGCGCCAATGCCTGGAAAACGCCGTTGAGGTTTCAGTCGCCGCCACCGGCGACTTGTGGAGCCCCGCGGCGGCGGGCCGCGCGCCAAGCGCTTATGCGCGGGGACTTGCGCAATTGATTGAAAAAAACGGCGGAAAAGTTTTTCTGGCCGGCTGGTCGCTGGGCGGAATGATCGCCCTGGAAACGGCAGCCTGGCGGCCGGAAATTGCGGACGGCCTGATCCTGATTTCAACAACGGCGAAATTCCTCGCGAACGAGAACTGGACCGCGGGAGTATCCGCCGGCGCTTTGCGCGCCATGTCCGCCATGTTAAAGCGCAACCCGCGCCGCGTTTTCACGGATTTTTTCCAGAAAGCCGCGTGCAACTTTGAAGAAAAAATCCAGGGGCTCGGGATTAAAAACCGCGCAACGGCAGGCCTGGAATCCATCGCCTTGAAAATTGAAAGGGCCTGCGCCATGAATCCGCTTGAATTATCGGCCGGCCTGGAATATCTTGCAGAAACGGATTTGCGAAGCGCGGCGGCACAAATAAACATCCCGGCGCTGGTGCTTCACGGGCGGCACGACGCCATCATGCCCGTTGATGCCGGACTGGCCCTGAAAAATATTCTGCCGGCTTCGGAAATCAACGTTTATGAGAATTGCGGCCATGGCCTGCCCTGGCAAAACCCACGGGCCATTGCCGGGGATATCATGGAATTTCTGGAAAAATGCGGAAGACGGCCGGGATTTTGCGCATAA
- the lexA gene encoding transcriptional repressor LexA — protein sequence MLTKKQKNVLNFIKKYKIRKEYAPSLDEIRKHFRLASVSTAHYYVSRLHDLKYLSKKNKKPRAIFVPVKERLVNIPLLGLIAAGQPLEAIQNRDTIAVAQSKLPSSGEFFALRVVGNSMIDENINDGDIVLVKKQNTAHNGQKVVALIDNYEATLKTYYKDRGSVKLIPANKNIAPIIVKKDRNISIQGVVIDVLDNNEKLRAADIATAENITRNAKLPLDKIISGDAVQELRKLPGNSCDIIIIDPPYNIGKDFGNNIDKRELCEYVSWGKSWINEAIRIIKPTGTIYVYGFSEILAHLSVEMPINKRWLIWHYTNKNVASLHFWQRSHEAIICAWKGKPLFNRDEVREPYTEGFLNGAAGKTRKGTLGRFSRAGKETVYNAHENGALPRDVIKIPALAGGAGMIERWFLCKTCDNVFQPRKLREHLNHEIIKHPTQKPLELTKRLIKSAMPHKDGIVLMPFAGSGSECVVSKELGLSYIGFEINPDYIRIAAKWLDNTKRIPELF from the coding sequence ATGCTCACAAAAAAACAAAAAAACGTTTTGAATTTCATTAAGAAGTATAAAATCAGAAAAGAATATGCGCCTTCCCTGGACGAAATACGGAAGCATTTCAGGCTGGCTTCCGTTTCTACAGCCCATTATTACGTTTCACGGCTTCATGATTTGAAATATTTAAGCAAAAAGAACAAGAAACCACGCGCGATATTCGTGCCGGTAAAAGAACGGTTGGTTAATATTCCGCTTTTAGGATTGATAGCCGCCGGACAACCTCTTGAAGCCATACAAAACAGAGACACAATCGCGGTAGCGCAAAGCAAACTCCCCTCGTCCGGCGAGTTTTTTGCGCTGCGGGTTGTCGGCAACAGTATGATCGATGAAAATATAAATGATGGGGATATAGTTTTGGTCAAAAAACAAAACACGGCGCATAATGGGCAAAAAGTCGTAGCATTAATAGATAATTACGAGGCAACCCTTAAAACATATTATAAAGACAGGGGATCTGTAAAATTAATTCCGGCCAATAAAAACATAGCGCCGATAATTGTTAAAAAAGACAGAAACATTTCCATTCAAGGGGTCGTAATTGATGTGCTAGACAATAACGAGAAACTACGCGCGGCCGACATTGCAACGGCCGAGAATATCACAAGAAACGCGAAGCTTCCGCTTGATAAAATCATTTCAGGCGATGCTGTTCAAGAATTAAGAAAACTTCCGGGTAACAGTTGTGATATAATTATTATTGATCCTCCTTATAACATTGGCAAAGATTTCGGTAACAATATTGATAAAAGGGAATTATGCGAATACGTCTCGTGGGGTAAAAGCTGGATCAATGAAGCTATAAGAATAATAAAACCAACCGGGACAATTTATGTCTATGGATTCAGCGAAATTTTGGCGCATTTGTCCGTGGAAATGCCAATTAATAAAAGATGGCTTATCTGGCATTACACTAATAAAAATGTCGCCTCGTTGCATTTTTGGCAAAGAAGCCATGAGGCGATTATTTGCGCCTGGAAAGGCAAACCCCTTTTCAACAGGGATGAGGTGAGAGAGCCTTATACGGAAGGGTTTTTAAACGGTGCGGCCGGTAAAACAAGAAAAGGCACTTTGGGGAGATTCAGCAGGGCAGGCAAGGAAACAGTTTATAATGCTCACGAAAACGGCGCTTTGCCGAGAGATGTCATTAAAATACCGGCGCTTGCCGGAGGGGCGGGAATGATTGAAAGATGGTTTTTATGCAAAACCTGTGATAACGTTTTTCAGCCGCGGAAATTAAGAGAACACTTAAACCACGAAATCATTAAGCATCCAACACAAAAACCGTTGGAATTGACAAAAAGACTGATCAAATCCGCAATGCCGCACAAAGACGGCATTGTTTTAATGCCTTTTGCGGGCAGCGGTTCGGAATGTGTTGTGTCAAAGGAACTCGGACTCTCCTATATCGGGTTTGAAATAAATCCTGACTATATAAGAATTGCCGCAAAATGGCTGGATAATACGAAACGTATTCCGGAATTATTTTAG
- a CDS encoding TaqI family restriction endonuclease, translating to MNSAKKIESFLESVNLNTYREKYRPIKIVEMDLPKEIQAIALLYKVYWDEKRFLEYEEFYKEYLHAYKSDIDGFRRKITMCKKCFYRGLPARIYRTWVSIITQIHAGYVAESVFGNDCVAMSAELDHRGADFQVTYRGYILNYQVKKVSFSREVRQSKKAQKQIKGKFIDIKYDVPSEDYFKNPKKRNGEYKLPYLRFRNNKKLKRLSNGFVVFTRCSFEDKKKEIDETLK from the coding sequence ATGAATTCTGCGAAAAAAATTGAAAGTTTTCTGGAATCTGTAAACTTAAATACCTATCGCGAAAAGTACCGGCCCATTAAAATTGTTGAGATGGATCTGCCGAAAGAAATACAGGCGATAGCCCTGCTTTATAAAGTATACTGGGATGAAAAAAGGTTTTTGGAATACGAAGAATTTTATAAGGAATATTTACATGCGTATAAATCCGACATTGATGGCTTCAGAAGAAAAATAACTATGTGTAAGAAATGTTTTTATCGCGGGTTGCCCGCAAGAATTTATCGCACTTGGGTAAGCATTATCACCCAAATTCATGCCGGATATGTTGCCGAATCAGTGTTTGGCAACGATTGCGTCGCAATGTCGGCAGAACTTGATCATCGTGGGGCTGATTTTCAGGTTACTTATCGCGGATATATTTTAAATTATCAGGTCAAAAAAGTTTCTTTCAGCAGAGAAGTCAGACAGAGTAAAAAAGCCCAAAAACAGATTAAAGGCAAATTTATAGACATTAAATATGACGTGCCGAGCGAGGATTATTTTAAAAATCCAAAAAAACGGAACGGCGAATATAAATTGCCTTATCTTAGATTCCGCAACAACAAAAAATTAAAGCGGTTGTCCAATGGTTTTGTGGTTTTTACCCGTTGTTCTTTTGAAGACAAAAAGAAAGAAATTGATGAAACGCTAAAATAA
- the bioF gene encoding 8-amino-7-oxononanoate synthase, whose protein sequence is MTAQPVNKKKYDRIEAGLNELRSMGLERTLRKFPGVGGKFHDEAGKTLNFSSNDYLGFSRNDKIIAAAGAALKSCGASAASSRLVSGTLPCHAELERRLAAFKGYPAALVFGSGYMANLGIIPALAGRDAVVIADRLAHASLIDGAILSRAALKRFQHNDPAHLAKLLDGEKSAAQCLVVTESVFSMDGDLAPLKEIAAVCARYGALLLVDEAHATGVFGPNGAGRVRELQLENQVDISMGTLSKALGAYGGFSACAAPLRDWLVNRARSFIYSTALPPAIARAAEEALDILENNPALGGELLKNAEIFRRRLREAGFNTGKSASQIIPLIVGKNAKALALAERLREKRILAAAIRPPTVPEGTARIRLSVTLDHSQADLEQAADKIIDAGYAEGLCGAKLR, encoded by the coding sequence ATGACAGCTCAACCGGTTAATAAAAAAAAATATGACCGGATTGAAGCCGGCCTCAATGAGTTGCGATCAATGGGGCTTGAACGGACCCTGCGCAAATTCCCGGGCGTTGGCGGGAAATTTCACGACGAGGCCGGAAAAACTCTTAATTTTTCAAGCAACGATTACCTCGGCTTCAGCCGCAACGACAAAATCATCGCGGCGGCCGGCGCCGCGCTTAAATCCTGCGGCGCAAGCGCGGCTTCCTCCCGACTCGTTTCCGGCACCCTCCCCTGCCACGCGGAACTTGAGCGGCGCCTGGCCGCTTTCAAGGGGTATCCGGCGGCACTGGTCTTCGGAAGCGGCTACATGGCAAACCTCGGCATTATCCCTGCGCTGGCCGGCCGGGATGCGGTTGTTATCGCCGACCGCCTTGCGCACGCCAGCCTGATTGACGGGGCGATCTTGAGCCGGGCCGCCCTGAAACGCTTTCAGCACAATGACCCCGCCCATCTCGCGAAACTGCTTGACGGCGAAAAATCAGCCGCGCAGTGCCTGGTGGTCACCGAATCGGTTTTCAGCATGGACGGCGACCTGGCGCCGCTGAAGGAAATTGCGGCGGTCTGCGCCCGATACGGCGCGCTCCTGCTGGTTGACGAAGCGCACGCCACCGGCGTTTTCGGGCCCAACGGCGCGGGGAGAGTGCGCGAGCTTCAGCTTGAAAACCAGGTTGATATTTCCATGGGCACATTGAGCAAGGCGCTGGGCGCCTACGGCGGCTTCAGCGCCTGCGCGGCGCCCCTGCGCGACTGGCTCGTCAACCGCGCCCGAAGCTTTATTTATTCCACCGCCCTGCCCCCCGCGATTGCGCGGGCGGCCGAGGAGGCGCTGGATATCCTTGAAAACAATCCCGCGCTCGGCGGAGAATTGCTGAAAAACGCGGAAATATTCCGCCGGCGCCTGCGGGAGGCGGGCTTTAACACCGGCAAGTCGGCCAGCCAGATCATTCCGCTGATCGTGGGTAAAAATGCAAAAGCGCTGGCCCTGGCGGAGCGTTTGCGTGAAAAAAGAATCCTGGCCGCGGCCATCCGGCCGCCGACCGTGCCGGAAGGCACGGCGCGCATCAGGCTCTCGGTTACGCTTGACCATTCCCAAGCCGACCTTGAGCAGGCGGCGGACAAAATCATTGACGCCGGCTACGCCGAGGGATTATGCGGTGCAAAATTGAGGTAA
- a CDS encoding DUF1284 domain-containing protein, whose product MKNKPKTDLIRLRPYHPTYVIAFFGEGGHKEGYNRAGFNRVIASIQNNPDIAVEFVECYDDICLFCEKLQPCPAGSAWGRDKTCSSAQNPGVVSEVTEANRQILNLLGLQFGAIIPLKELVPLMRERLPDIGRSGIKQIGGAGLQEKYVKGLKIISAHLNLNV is encoded by the coding sequence ATGAAAAATAAACCAAAAACCGACCTGATTCGCCTGCGTCCTTATCATCCCACTTATGTCATCGCGTTCTTCGGCGAGGGCGGACACAAGGAGGGTTACAACCGCGCCGGTTTCAACCGCGTGATAGCGTCCATTCAAAACAATCCGGATATAGCGGTTGAATTTGTGGAATGTTACGACGATATCTGCCTTTTCTGCGAAAAACTGCAGCCCTGCCCGGCCGGTTCGGCCTGGGGGCGCGACAAAACCTGCAGCAGCGCCCAGAACCCCGGCGTGGTGTCCGAGGTCACCGAAGCCAACCGCCAGATTCTGAATCTGCTGGGCCTGCAATTCGGCGCGATTATCCCGCTGAAGGAACTCGTCCCCCTGATGCGCGAACGCCTGCCGGATATCGGCCGAAGCGGGATCAAACAAATCGGCGGGGCGGGGTTGCAGGAAAAATACGTAAAAGGATTAAAAATTATTTCAGCGCATTTGAATTTGAACGTCTGA